The Gasterosteus aculeatus chromosome 8, fGasAcu3.hap1.1, whole genome shotgun sequence genome has a window encoding:
- the LOC120823689 gene encoding epidermal growth factor receptor substrate 15-like 1 isoform X6 yields the protein MAALTSLSQLSSGNPVYESYYRQVDPGNTGRVGPTEAALFLKKSGLPDVTLGKIWDLADPDGKGYLDKQGFHVALRLVACAQSGQEVSLSSLNLTIPPPKFKDSSSPSLSSTASASGDLHWAVRHEEKSKFDGIFESLAPVNGLLSGEKVKPVLINSKLPLDILGKVWDLSDIDKDGHLDRDEFAVAMHLVYRALEKEPVPALLPSALIPLSKRKKSLGSVAGSMPGLPASPPPPKDSLRSTPSHGSMNSLNSTGSLSPKHSLKSGQHSLNWVVPVSDRGRYDDIFLKTDADLDGFVSGNEVKDIFMHSGLSQNALAHIWALADTRQIGKLTREQFALAMYLIQQKVSKGVDPPQALTADMIPPSERGTPVPTLSGYMTPVGSEMAALSEMRRDSSSSVGSGEFTGIKELDDISQEIAQLQREKYTLEQDIRDTEEAIRHKSAEVQEMQNDLDRETASLQELEAQKQDAQDRLEEMDQQKHKLEDMLNEVQIKCQEESQMISTLQSQIHCQETDLQSQEEELSRAKADLGRLQQEENQLEQSLTAGKIQLETIIKSLKATQDEINQARSKLSQIQDSQQEVSKSIEQYNSTLNGTHGGSMTNLADMSEGFSSRENGGFPAMVRVAQEDPFKVKPPVFNSQPQELHTDPFHSEDPFKTDPFKADPFQHDPFAKQPPTSTDPFGGDPFKETDPFKATSEDFFKKTSSKMDPFSSPDPFSKSATLPSKQQTSHFTSNEPFPSSNPKPKGPDLFGTLDPFGSSSFNSSSSSSSNNSAGFADFSLMSKPRDPFEGRAGWLPDYQKAAFVDDPFGRKNDMPALPPKKSVPPRPKPPTGKSTPVSTADPSKPCDPFQPFGGDAVDPFQSKKGPGDPFSGKDPFAPSSASRPDKVKLGNEAQQLEWAKRESERAERERLKRLRQQEQDDLELAIALSKAEMSNA from the exons ATGGCAGCTCTCACATCTCTTTCCCAG CTGTCGAGTGGGAACCCCGTATATGAGAGCTATTACAGACAG GTGGACCCGGGGAACACCGGCAGGGTGGGCCCGACGGAAGCCGCCTTGTTCCTAAAGAAGTCCGGACTCCCTGACGTCACGTTGGGGAAG attTGGGATTTGGCCGATCCTGATGGCAAAGGCTATCTGGACAAACAG ggCTTTCACGTAGCTCTGCGGCTGGTGGCTTGTGCCCAGAGCGGTCAGGAAGTCAGTCTGTCCAGCCTCAACCTCACAATCCCTCCTCCCAAGTTT AAGGACAGCAGCAGTCCATCTCTAAGCAGCACAGCATCCGCCTCCGGCGATTTACACTGGGCTGTTAGG CACGAGGAGAAGAGTAAATTTGATGGGATCTTTGAGAGTTTGGCTCCAGTCAATGGCCTGCTGTCGGGGGAGAAGGTGAAACCAGTGCTCATCAACTCCAAGCTACCCCTGGATATCCTCGGGAAG GTTTGGGACCTGAGTGACATTGATAAAGATGGCCACCTGGACAGGGACGAGTTCGCAGTG GCCATGCACCTGGTGTACCGGGCCCTGGAGAAGGAGCCCGTCCCCGCGCTCCTGCCCTCTGCCCTCATCCCTCTATCTAAGAGGAAGAAGAGTCTGGGCTCGGTGGCCGGCTCAATGCCTGGGCTCCCTGcaagccccccacccccgaaaGACTCGCTACGCTCCACACCCTCCCACGGCAGCATGAACTCCCTCAACAGCACCGGCAGCCTGTCGCCCAAACACTCCCTCAAGTCTGGACAG CATTCGTTGAACTGGGTGGTCCCAGTGTCGGACCGCGGGCGCTATGACGATATCTTCCTGAAGACCGACGCTGATCTGGACGGTTTTGTCAGCGGGAATGAAGTGAAGGATATCTTCATGCATTCTGGACTGTCTCAGAATGCCCTGGCCCACATATG ggctCTGGCAGACACCAGGCAGATCGGCAAGCTGACCCGGGAGCAGTTTGCCCTCGCCATGTATCTCATCCAGCAGAAAGTCAGCAAAGGCGTCGACCCCCCACAGGCCCTGACCGCCGACATGATCCCCCCCTCAGAGAGAGGCACTCCTGTACCT ACTCTGTCAGGATACATGACCCCAGTGGGATCTGAGATGGCGGCTCTGTCTGAGATGAGAAGG GACAGCTCGAGTTCGGTCGGGTCAGGGGAGTTCACTGGCATCAAAGAGCTGGATGACATCAGCCAGGAGATCGCGCAGCTGCAGAG ggagaaGTACACTCTGGAGCAAGACATCAGGGATACAGAGGAGGCCATCAGACACAAGAGTGCCGAGGTGCAG GAGATGCAGAATGACCTAGACAGAGAGACGGCCAgcctgcaggagctggaggctCAGAAACAAGATGCCCAGGACCGCCTGGAGGAGATGGACCAGCAGAAGCACAAGCTGGAGGACATGCTGAACGAAGTGCAGATAAAGTGCCAGGAGGAGTCTCAGATG atATCGACCCTCCAGAGTCAGATACATTGTCAGGAGACGGACCTGCAgagccaggaggaggagctgagccggGCCAAGGCCGACCTGGGCCGGCTGCAACAGGAGGAGAACCAGCTAGAGCAGAGCCTGACCGCGGGCAAGATCCAACTGGAGACCATCATCAAGTCCCTAAAGGCAACGCAGGACGAGATCAACCAG GCTCGTAGCAAATTGTCCCAGATTCAGGACAGCCAACAGGAAGTGTCCAAAAGCATCGAGCAGTACAACAGCACTTTGAACGGAACCCACGGAGGCAGCATGACCAACCTGGCCGACATGAGCGAGGGcttcagcagcagagagaacggGGGGTTCCCCGCCATGGTGAGAGTGGCACAG GAGGATCCATTCAAAGTGAAGCCGCCCGTGTTCAACAGCCAGCCTCAGGAGCTCCACACTGACCCCTTCCACTCTGAGGACCCTTTCAAAACAGACCCCTTCAAAG CGGACCCTTTCCAACATGACCCTTTTGCAAAGCAGCCACCAACTTCCACAG ATCCTTTTGGAGGAGACCCGTTCAAAGAGACTGATCCCTTTAAGGCCACATCAGAAGACTTCTTCAAGAAGACTTCTTCAAAGATGGATCCCTTCTCCTCACCAGACCCCTTCAGTAAAAGTGCCACATTGCCTTCCAAG CAGCAAACCAGTCACTTCACAAGCAATGAACCATTCCCTTCAAGCAACCCAAAACCCAAAGGACCAG ACCTGTTCGGTACCTTGGATCCTTTCGGCAGCAGCTcgttcaacagcagcagcagcagcagcagcaacaactctGCTGGATTTGCAGACTTCAGCCTCATGTCAAAACCCCGAGACCCTTTTGAAGGCAGGGCCGGCTGGCTGCCTGACTACCAGAAG GCGGCGTTTGTGGACGACCCGTTCGGCAGAAAGAACGACATGCCAGCTCTGCCACCAAAGAAAAGTGTCCCCCCGAGGCCCAAACCCCCCACTG GTAAAAGCACACCCGTGAGCACAGCGGACCCCTCCAAACCGTGCGACCCCTTCCAGCCGTTTGGCGGGGACGCCGTCGACCCCTTTCAGAGTAAAAAGGGCCCGGGAGACCCGTTCAGCGGCAAAGACCCCTTCGCCCCGTCCTCGGCATCAA GACCGGACAAAGTCAAG CTTGGGAACGAGGCTCAGCAGCTGGAGTGGGCAAAacgagagagcgagcgagccgAGCGCGAGCGGCTGAAGAGGCTCAGGCAGCAGGAGCAGGACGACCTGGAGCTGGCCATTGCCCTCAGCAAGGCCGAGATGTCCAACGCATGA
- the LOC120823689 gene encoding epidermal growth factor receptor substrate 15-like 1 isoform X8: protein MAALTSLSQLSSGNPVYESYYRQVDPGNTGRVGPTEAALFLKKSGLPDVTLGKIWDLADPDGKGYLDKQGFHVALRLVACAQSGQEVSLSSLNLTIPPPKFKDSSSPSLSSTASASGDLHWAVRHEEKSKFDGIFESLAPVNGLLSGEKVKPVLINSKLPLDILGKVWDLSDIDKDGHLDRDEFAVAMHLVYRALEKEPVPALLPSALIPLSKRKKSLGSVAGSMPGLPASPPPPKDSLRSTPSHGSMNSLNSTGSLSPKHSLKSGQHSLNWVVPVSDRGRYDDIFLKTDADLDGFVSGNEVKDIFMHSGLSQNALAHIWALADTRQIGKLTREQFALAMYLIQQKVSKGVDPPQALTADMIPPSERGTPVPTLSGYMTPVGSEMAALSEMRRDSSSSVGSGEFTGIKELDDISQEIAQLQREKYTLEQDIRDTEEAIRHKSAEVQEMQNDLDRETASLQELEAQKQDAQDRLEEMDQQKHKLEDMLNEVQIKCQEESQMISTLQSQIHCQETDLQSQEEELSRAKADLGRLQQEENQLEQSLTAGKIQLETIIKSLKATQDEINQARSKLSQIQDSQQEVSKSIEQYNSTLNGTHGGSMTNLADMSEGFSSRENGGFPAMVRVAQEDPFKVKPPVFNSQPQELHTDPFHSEDPFKTDPFKADPFQHDPFAKQPPTSTDPFGGDPFKETDPFKATSEDFFKKTSSKMDPFSSPDPFSKSATLPSKQTSHFTSNEPFPSSNPKPKGPDLFGTLDPFGSSSFNSSSSSSSNNSAGFADFSLMSKPRDPFEGRAGWLPDYQKAAFVDDPFGRKNDMPALPPKKSVPPRPKPPTGKSTPVSTADPSKPCDPFQPFGGDAVDPFQSKKGPGDPFSGKDPFAPSSASRPDKVKLGNEAQQLEWAKRESERAERERLKRLRQQEQDDLELAIALSKAEMSNA from the exons ATGGCAGCTCTCACATCTCTTTCCCAG CTGTCGAGTGGGAACCCCGTATATGAGAGCTATTACAGACAG GTGGACCCGGGGAACACCGGCAGGGTGGGCCCGACGGAAGCCGCCTTGTTCCTAAAGAAGTCCGGACTCCCTGACGTCACGTTGGGGAAG attTGGGATTTGGCCGATCCTGATGGCAAAGGCTATCTGGACAAACAG ggCTTTCACGTAGCTCTGCGGCTGGTGGCTTGTGCCCAGAGCGGTCAGGAAGTCAGTCTGTCCAGCCTCAACCTCACAATCCCTCCTCCCAAGTTT AAGGACAGCAGCAGTCCATCTCTAAGCAGCACAGCATCCGCCTCCGGCGATTTACACTGGGCTGTTAGG CACGAGGAGAAGAGTAAATTTGATGGGATCTTTGAGAGTTTGGCTCCAGTCAATGGCCTGCTGTCGGGGGAGAAGGTGAAACCAGTGCTCATCAACTCCAAGCTACCCCTGGATATCCTCGGGAAG GTTTGGGACCTGAGTGACATTGATAAAGATGGCCACCTGGACAGGGACGAGTTCGCAGTG GCCATGCACCTGGTGTACCGGGCCCTGGAGAAGGAGCCCGTCCCCGCGCTCCTGCCCTCTGCCCTCATCCCTCTATCTAAGAGGAAGAAGAGTCTGGGCTCGGTGGCCGGCTCAATGCCTGGGCTCCCTGcaagccccccacccccgaaaGACTCGCTACGCTCCACACCCTCCCACGGCAGCATGAACTCCCTCAACAGCACCGGCAGCCTGTCGCCCAAACACTCCCTCAAGTCTGGACAG CATTCGTTGAACTGGGTGGTCCCAGTGTCGGACCGCGGGCGCTATGACGATATCTTCCTGAAGACCGACGCTGATCTGGACGGTTTTGTCAGCGGGAATGAAGTGAAGGATATCTTCATGCATTCTGGACTGTCTCAGAATGCCCTGGCCCACATATG ggctCTGGCAGACACCAGGCAGATCGGCAAGCTGACCCGGGAGCAGTTTGCCCTCGCCATGTATCTCATCCAGCAGAAAGTCAGCAAAGGCGTCGACCCCCCACAGGCCCTGACCGCCGACATGATCCCCCCCTCAGAGAGAGGCACTCCTGTACCT ACTCTGTCAGGATACATGACCCCAGTGGGATCTGAGATGGCGGCTCTGTCTGAGATGAGAAGG GACAGCTCGAGTTCGGTCGGGTCAGGGGAGTTCACTGGCATCAAAGAGCTGGATGACATCAGCCAGGAGATCGCGCAGCTGCAGAG ggagaaGTACACTCTGGAGCAAGACATCAGGGATACAGAGGAGGCCATCAGACACAAGAGTGCCGAGGTGCAG GAGATGCAGAATGACCTAGACAGAGAGACGGCCAgcctgcaggagctggaggctCAGAAACAAGATGCCCAGGACCGCCTGGAGGAGATGGACCAGCAGAAGCACAAGCTGGAGGACATGCTGAACGAAGTGCAGATAAAGTGCCAGGAGGAGTCTCAGATG atATCGACCCTCCAGAGTCAGATACATTGTCAGGAGACGGACCTGCAgagccaggaggaggagctgagccggGCCAAGGCCGACCTGGGCCGGCTGCAACAGGAGGAGAACCAGCTAGAGCAGAGCCTGACCGCGGGCAAGATCCAACTGGAGACCATCATCAAGTCCCTAAAGGCAACGCAGGACGAGATCAACCAG GCTCGTAGCAAATTGTCCCAGATTCAGGACAGCCAACAGGAAGTGTCCAAAAGCATCGAGCAGTACAACAGCACTTTGAACGGAACCCACGGAGGCAGCATGACCAACCTGGCCGACATGAGCGAGGGcttcagcagcagagagaacggGGGGTTCCCCGCCATGGTGAGAGTGGCACAG GAGGATCCATTCAAAGTGAAGCCGCCCGTGTTCAACAGCCAGCCTCAGGAGCTCCACACTGACCCCTTCCACTCTGAGGACCCTTTCAAAACAGACCCCTTCAAAG CGGACCCTTTCCAACATGACCCTTTTGCAAAGCAGCCACCAACTTCCACAG ATCCTTTTGGAGGAGACCCGTTCAAAGAGACTGATCCCTTTAAGGCCACATCAGAAGACTTCTTCAAGAAGACTTCTTCAAAGATGGATCCCTTCTCCTCACCAGACCCCTTCAGTAAAAGTGCCACATTGCCTTCCAAG CAAACCAGTCACTTCACAAGCAATGAACCATTCCCTTCAAGCAACCCAAAACCCAAAGGACCAG ACCTGTTCGGTACCTTGGATCCTTTCGGCAGCAGCTcgttcaacagcagcagcagcagcagcagcaacaactctGCTGGATTTGCAGACTTCAGCCTCATGTCAAAACCCCGAGACCCTTTTGAAGGCAGGGCCGGCTGGCTGCCTGACTACCAGAAG GCGGCGTTTGTGGACGACCCGTTCGGCAGAAAGAACGACATGCCAGCTCTGCCACCAAAGAAAAGTGTCCCCCCGAGGCCCAAACCCCCCACTG GTAAAAGCACACCCGTGAGCACAGCGGACCCCTCCAAACCGTGCGACCCCTTCCAGCCGTTTGGCGGGGACGCCGTCGACCCCTTTCAGAGTAAAAAGGGCCCGGGAGACCCGTTCAGCGGCAAAGACCCCTTCGCCCCGTCCTCGGCATCAA GACCGGACAAAGTCAAG CTTGGGAACGAGGCTCAGCAGCTGGAGTGGGCAAAacgagagagcgagcgagccgAGCGCGAGCGGCTGAAGAGGCTCAGGCAGCAGGAGCAGGACGACCTGGAGCTGGCCATTGCCCTCAGCAAGGCCGAGATGTCCAACGCATGA
- the LOC120823689 gene encoding epidermal growth factor receptor substrate 15-like 1 isoform X2: MAALTSLSQLSSGNPVYESYYRQVDPGNTGRVGPTEAALFLKKSGLPDVTLGKIWDLADPDGKGYLDKQGFHVALRLVACAQSGQEVSLSSLNLTIPPPKFKDSSSPSLSSTASASGDLHWAVRHEEKSKFDGIFESLAPVNGLLSGEKVKPVLINSKLPLDILGKVWDLSDIDKDGHLDRDEFAVAMHLVYRALEKEPVPALLPSALIPLSKRKKSLGSVAGSMPGLPASPPPPKDSLRSTPSHGSMNSLNSTGSLSPKHSLKSGQHSLNWVVPVSDRGRYDDIFLKTDADLDGFVSGNEVKDIFMHSGLSQNALAHIWALADTRQIGKLTREQFALAMYLIQQKVSKGVDPPQALTADMIPPSERGTPVPTLSGYMTPVGSEMAALSEMRRDSSSSVGSGEFTGIKELDDISQEIAQLQSTLAFTQWNTLREKYTLEQDIRDTEEAIRHKSAEVQEMQNDLDRETASLQELEAQKQDAQDRLEEMDQQKHKLEDMLNEVQIKCQEESQMISTLQSQIHCQETDLQSQEEELSRAKADLGRLQQEENQLEQSLTAGKIQLETIIKSLKATQDEINQARSKLSQIQDSQQEVSKSIEQYNSTLNGTHGGSMTNLADMSEGFSSRENGGFPAMVRVAQEDPFKVKPPVFNSQPQELHTDPFHSEDPFKTDPFKADPFQHDPFAKQPPTSTDPFGGDPFKETDPFKATSEDFFKKTSSKMDPFSSPDPFSKSATLPSKQTSHFTSNEPFPSSNPKPKGPDLFGTLDPFGSSSFNSSSSSSSNNSAGFADFSLMSKPRDPFEGRAGWLPDYQKAAFVDDPFGRKNDMPALPPKKSVPPRPKPPTGKSTPVSTADPSKPCDPFQPFGGDAVDPFQSKKGPGDPFSGKDPFAPSSASRPDKVKLGNEAQQLEWAKRESERAERERLKRLRQQEQDDLELAIALSKAEMSNA, translated from the exons ATGGCAGCTCTCACATCTCTTTCCCAG CTGTCGAGTGGGAACCCCGTATATGAGAGCTATTACAGACAG GTGGACCCGGGGAACACCGGCAGGGTGGGCCCGACGGAAGCCGCCTTGTTCCTAAAGAAGTCCGGACTCCCTGACGTCACGTTGGGGAAG attTGGGATTTGGCCGATCCTGATGGCAAAGGCTATCTGGACAAACAG ggCTTTCACGTAGCTCTGCGGCTGGTGGCTTGTGCCCAGAGCGGTCAGGAAGTCAGTCTGTCCAGCCTCAACCTCACAATCCCTCCTCCCAAGTTT AAGGACAGCAGCAGTCCATCTCTAAGCAGCACAGCATCCGCCTCCGGCGATTTACACTGGGCTGTTAGG CACGAGGAGAAGAGTAAATTTGATGGGATCTTTGAGAGTTTGGCTCCAGTCAATGGCCTGCTGTCGGGGGAGAAGGTGAAACCAGTGCTCATCAACTCCAAGCTACCCCTGGATATCCTCGGGAAG GTTTGGGACCTGAGTGACATTGATAAAGATGGCCACCTGGACAGGGACGAGTTCGCAGTG GCCATGCACCTGGTGTACCGGGCCCTGGAGAAGGAGCCCGTCCCCGCGCTCCTGCCCTCTGCCCTCATCCCTCTATCTAAGAGGAAGAAGAGTCTGGGCTCGGTGGCCGGCTCAATGCCTGGGCTCCCTGcaagccccccacccccgaaaGACTCGCTACGCTCCACACCCTCCCACGGCAGCATGAACTCCCTCAACAGCACCGGCAGCCTGTCGCCCAAACACTCCCTCAAGTCTGGACAG CATTCGTTGAACTGGGTGGTCCCAGTGTCGGACCGCGGGCGCTATGACGATATCTTCCTGAAGACCGACGCTGATCTGGACGGTTTTGTCAGCGGGAATGAAGTGAAGGATATCTTCATGCATTCTGGACTGTCTCAGAATGCCCTGGCCCACATATG ggctCTGGCAGACACCAGGCAGATCGGCAAGCTGACCCGGGAGCAGTTTGCCCTCGCCATGTATCTCATCCAGCAGAAAGTCAGCAAAGGCGTCGACCCCCCACAGGCCCTGACCGCCGACATGATCCCCCCCTCAGAGAGAGGCACTCCTGTACCT ACTCTGTCAGGATACATGACCCCAGTGGGATCTGAGATGGCGGCTCTGTCTGAGATGAGAAGG GACAGCTCGAGTTCGGTCGGGTCAGGGGAGTTCACTGGCATCAAAGAGCTGGATGACATCAGCCAGGAGATCGCGCAGCTGCAGAG CACTCTTGCCTTTACCCAGTGGAATACTCTCAG ggagaaGTACACTCTGGAGCAAGACATCAGGGATACAGAGGAGGCCATCAGACACAAGAGTGCCGAGGTGCAG GAGATGCAGAATGACCTAGACAGAGAGACGGCCAgcctgcaggagctggaggctCAGAAACAAGATGCCCAGGACCGCCTGGAGGAGATGGACCAGCAGAAGCACAAGCTGGAGGACATGCTGAACGAAGTGCAGATAAAGTGCCAGGAGGAGTCTCAGATG atATCGACCCTCCAGAGTCAGATACATTGTCAGGAGACGGACCTGCAgagccaggaggaggagctgagccggGCCAAGGCCGACCTGGGCCGGCTGCAACAGGAGGAGAACCAGCTAGAGCAGAGCCTGACCGCGGGCAAGATCCAACTGGAGACCATCATCAAGTCCCTAAAGGCAACGCAGGACGAGATCAACCAG GCTCGTAGCAAATTGTCCCAGATTCAGGACAGCCAACAGGAAGTGTCCAAAAGCATCGAGCAGTACAACAGCACTTTGAACGGAACCCACGGAGGCAGCATGACCAACCTGGCCGACATGAGCGAGGGcttcagcagcagagagaacggGGGGTTCCCCGCCATGGTGAGAGTGGCACAG GAGGATCCATTCAAAGTGAAGCCGCCCGTGTTCAACAGCCAGCCTCAGGAGCTCCACACTGACCCCTTCCACTCTGAGGACCCTTTCAAAACAGACCCCTTCAAAG CGGACCCTTTCCAACATGACCCTTTTGCAAAGCAGCCACCAACTTCCACAG ATCCTTTTGGAGGAGACCCGTTCAAAGAGACTGATCCCTTTAAGGCCACATCAGAAGACTTCTTCAAGAAGACTTCTTCAAAGATGGATCCCTTCTCCTCACCAGACCCCTTCAGTAAAAGTGCCACATTGCCTTCCAAG CAAACCAGTCACTTCACAAGCAATGAACCATTCCCTTCAAGCAACCCAAAACCCAAAGGACCAG ACCTGTTCGGTACCTTGGATCCTTTCGGCAGCAGCTcgttcaacagcagcagcagcagcagcagcaacaactctGCTGGATTTGCAGACTTCAGCCTCATGTCAAAACCCCGAGACCCTTTTGAAGGCAGGGCCGGCTGGCTGCCTGACTACCAGAAG GCGGCGTTTGTGGACGACCCGTTCGGCAGAAAGAACGACATGCCAGCTCTGCCACCAAAGAAAAGTGTCCCCCCGAGGCCCAAACCCCCCACTG GTAAAAGCACACCCGTGAGCACAGCGGACCCCTCCAAACCGTGCGACCCCTTCCAGCCGTTTGGCGGGGACGCCGTCGACCCCTTTCAGAGTAAAAAGGGCCCGGGAGACCCGTTCAGCGGCAAAGACCCCTTCGCCCCGTCCTCGGCATCAA GACCGGACAAAGTCAAG CTTGGGAACGAGGCTCAGCAGCTGGAGTGGGCAAAacgagagagcgagcgagccgAGCGCGAGCGGCTGAAGAGGCTCAGGCAGCAGGAGCAGGACGACCTGGAGCTGGCCATTGCCCTCAGCAAGGCCGAGATGTCCAACGCATGA